A window of the Cystobacter fuscus genome harbors these coding sequences:
- a CDS encoding double-CXXCG motif protein: MPYFRIKEDTSPSEYTGDIDAAHKWKLPGVFECPGCRATWGDNSIAYPSVDLTPIATKADFEEARAEPIEEYERLCGLVRPYLPPGAMLEPGTALGPLVGKAQGRFGPLVSPYPWWLLVERTALEKLQAEGVRGLKGCRTQLRFRQRAPPELLELELVVTGRAHPDCLPPNPKPPCPRCSRRGLRLPDNLLLDLSTLPKHLDVFRLEDFSTVIVCTERFVETCRCLGLKGVSFHPLRAK, from the coding sequence ATGCCGTATTTCAGAATCAAAGAAGACACATCACCCTCGGAATACACGGGCGATATTGACGCCGCCCACAAATGGAAGCTGCCGGGTGTCTTTGAGTGTCCCGGCTGCAGAGCCACTTGGGGTGACAACTCCATCGCCTATCCTTCGGTGGACCTCACGCCTATCGCCACCAAGGCAGACTTCGAGGAAGCGCGAGCAGAGCCCATTGAAGAATATGAACGACTGTGTGGACTGGTGCGACCTTATCTACCGCCGGGGGCAATGCTGGAACCGGGCACAGCGCTTGGCCCCCTCGTAGGCAAGGCCCAGGGCCGCTTCGGGCCGCTCGTGTCTCCCTATCCCTGGTGGCTGTTGGTGGAGCGCACGGCACTGGAAAAGCTCCAGGCCGAAGGTGTGCGCGGCCTCAAGGGCTGCCGCACCCAATTGCGCTTCCGTCAGCGCGCACCACCCGAACTCCTCGAGTTGGAACTCGTCGTCACGGGCCGTGCCCATCCAGACTGCCTGCCCCCGAACCCCAAGCCGCCTTGCCCTCGCTGCAGCCGTCGTGGACTTCGCTTGCCCGACAATCTCCTGCTGGACCTCAGCACACTTCCGAAGCACCTGGACGTCTTCCGGTTGGAGGACTTCTCCACCGTCATCGTCTGCACGGAGCGTTTCGTCGAAACCTGCCGCTGCTTGGGCCTGAAGGGTGTGTCATTTCACCCTCTGCGCGCGAAATAG
- a CDS encoding DUF3226 domain-containing protein, producing the protein MHHVYFAVEGPHDVEFVGRFLKLHGLKRVQHKPRLAPFWTPLLPKSWPSPPGSTDLLKRVPVPVFFQNQHVSVAIDSVTGDSQLLSSTINTHGTVEQPGGEVLHAIGVVLDSDQNESAMARFNTIAKGLNAERFPLATAPGQVVEGPPRLGIFVLPDNATAGTLEDLLIECAEKQYPQLLASARIHVESVQSEVPPYEKSDLEDFLSPAGRRKAVVGSIGSILRPGKSIQISIQDNRWVDGDALALPRVKMFRAFVDALLAPLPSTRIKDAAQPL; encoded by the coding sequence ATGCACCATGTGTATTTCGCTGTCGAGGGTCCACACGACGTTGAATTCGTAGGCCGCTTCCTCAAACTCCACGGTCTCAAGAGGGTCCAGCACAAACCACGACTCGCTCCGTTCTGGACGCCGCTCCTGCCGAAGAGCTGGCCGTCGCCGCCCGGGTCCACGGATTTGCTGAAGCGGGTTCCGGTGCCGGTGTTCTTCCAGAACCAGCACGTATCTGTCGCCATCGACTCGGTCACCGGAGACAGCCAGCTACTCTCCAGCACCATCAACACCCATGGCACGGTCGAGCAGCCCGGCGGAGAGGTCCTCCACGCCATCGGGGTCGTCCTCGACTCGGACCAGAACGAGTCGGCCATGGCGAGATTCAACACGATCGCAAAGGGACTCAATGCGGAGAGGTTCCCCCTTGCGACAGCCCCGGGCCAAGTGGTCGAGGGCCCGCCTCGGCTCGGAATCTTCGTGCTTCCCGATAACGCGACCGCCGGTACCCTCGAGGATCTGCTCATCGAGTGCGCGGAGAAGCAGTATCCACAGCTCCTCGCGTCCGCGCGCATTCATGTCGAGTCCGTACAGTCCGAGGTTCCACCGTATGAGAAGAGCGACCTTGAGGATTTCCTGAGTCCAGCGGGCCGACGGAAGGCCGTTGTTGGCTCGATTGGCTCGATCCTTCGGCCCGGAAAGTCCATCCAAATATCAATCCAGGACAATCGTTGGGTCGATGGCGATGCCCTTGCGCTGCCACGCGTGAAGATGTTCCGCGCGTTCGTTGATGCGTTGTTGGCTCCATTACCATCGACTCGCATCAAGGATGCCGCGCAGCCGCTATAG
- a CDS encoding AAA family ATPase produces MPLPFEHLSITAFRGLRELTLEKLGRVNLLVGLNDSGKTSVLEAVSLMARPLDQLGWVRLARQREPSPVPLRYLSSTERIRWLFPPSGRPEGDPAELVIKAGGRLPITDLTARFKRVVAMRPERGVRRDTGALEKETTGAELHIEFASAGQSHTRSFTLWPNEPTRRPDKESRGPPCEVVLAYHHWMPTLPLRGYSQARLQGTSEVLARLLSLIDPEIRGLEILQPEEEPVLYVTHAIHGPVPLSVYGDGIRRTLLLAESVVNAKGGLLLVDEIETGIHVSALSGVYSWLVRSCREFDVQLFVTTHSLEAIDALLAADTTPEEDVVAFKLGRHDGRSVAKRYGEGQLKWMRFERGLEVR; encoded by the coding sequence ATGCCCCTGCCCTTTGAGCACCTCTCCATTACGGCGTTCCGAGGCCTTCGCGAGTTGACGCTGGAAAAGCTCGGTCGCGTCAATCTGCTCGTGGGACTGAACGATAGCGGGAAGACGAGCGTGCTTGAAGCTGTCTCGCTGATGGCGCGGCCGCTTGACCAACTGGGGTGGGTTCGCCTCGCGCGCCAGCGGGAGCCATCGCCCGTGCCTTTGAGATACCTCTCGAGCACCGAACGCATCCGGTGGCTTTTTCCTCCGAGCGGGCGGCCCGAGGGCGACCCCGCGGAACTGGTCATCAAGGCTGGAGGGCGACTTCCCATCACGGATTTGACAGCGAGGTTCAAGCGGGTCGTTGCGATGCGACCGGAACGTGGCGTTCGCCGGGATACTGGAGCGCTGGAGAAGGAGACTACCGGTGCCGAACTCCATATCGAGTTCGCCTCTGCGGGCCAATCGCACACGCGCTCCTTCACCCTATGGCCGAATGAACCCACACGGCGGCCTGACAAGGAGAGCAGGGGTCCGCCCTGTGAGGTGGTGCTCGCCTATCATCATTGGATGCCGACACTTCCCCTCCGCGGCTACTCCCAAGCTCGCCTGCAGGGAACGAGTGAGGTGCTGGCACGCTTGCTTTCCCTCATCGACCCAGAGATCCGGGGATTGGAGATCCTGCAACCGGAAGAGGAGCCGGTCCTCTACGTGACGCACGCGATCCACGGACCGGTGCCGCTCAGCGTCTATGGAGATGGCATTCGTCGCACGTTGCTTCTCGCCGAATCCGTGGTGAATGCGAAGGGGGGTCTCCTCCTCGTCGACGAGATCGAAACCGGAATCCATGTCAGCGCGTTGAGTGGTGTCTACTCCTGGCTTGTCCGCAGTTGCCGCGAGTTCGATGTTCAACTCTTCGTGACGACGCACAGCCTCGAAGCCATCGATGCGCTACTTGCCGCCGATACGACTCCCGAGGAGGACGTCGTCGCATTCAAGCTCGGCCGTCATGACGGGCGGAGCGTGGCCAAGCGCTATGGTGAAGGGCAGCTCAAGTGGATGCGGTTCGAGCGTGGTCTCGAAGTGAGATAA
- a CDS encoding peroxiredoxin encodes MLNSMLVAGFLMGATPQVGQVAPDFTVKDTSGKSYTLSEMVKTGPVILAFFPKAFTGGCTKELTAYTERYADVQKLDGQLLAVSTDAQEDLVKFKESLKAPFAFVPDPDAKLTSLYDVKMPVMNLANRYTFVIGEERKVLKVDEGKDAIDPKAAIAACPLRKKADAAAKDASKAPAK; translated from the coding sequence ATGCTCAACTCCATGCTCGTAGCGGGCTTCCTCATGGGAGCCACCCCCCAGGTCGGCCAGGTCGCGCCGGACTTCACGGTGAAGGACACCTCCGGCAAGAGCTACACCCTGTCGGAGATGGTGAAGACGGGTCCGGTCATCCTCGCCTTCTTCCCCAAGGCCTTCACCGGCGGCTGCACGAAGGAGCTCACGGCGTACACGGAGCGGTACGCGGACGTGCAGAAGCTCGATGGCCAGCTGCTCGCCGTCAGCACGGACGCGCAGGAGGACCTGGTGAAGTTCAAGGAGTCGCTCAAGGCGCCCTTCGCCTTCGTGCCGGATCCGGATGCGAAGCTCACCTCCCTGTATGACGTGAAGATGCCGGTGATGAATCTGGCCAATCGCTACACGTTCGTGATTGGAGAGGAGCGCAAGGTTCTCAAGGTGGACGAGGGCAAGGACGCCATCGATCCCAAGGCCGCCATTGCAGCCTGCCCGCTGCGCAAGAAGGCCGACGCGGCGGCGAAGGACGCGTCGAAGGCTCCCGCGAAGTAA
- a CDS encoding amidohydrolase family protein, which translates to MGTLLKGGIVVELEPAHVERVDLRIEGERIVARGPDLQAAPDDEVVALSGKLVFPGLVSAHQRLSASLGRGMPRPKLESYQELVDKVRWRYEDALDLDAVQVAATAGGLEALQCGTTTLFDLHSSPRAVQGSLLRAARGLHEVGVRGVLSYAVSDRRGALGREEGLDETVSFARKARGRLRGQVGAAPLFTVGKEALEGLTEAVKSTGVGLHVPLAEDPLDEKLSVERYGSSPVSRLVEGGLVSPQTVLVHVGHLAWPELAQLLPTGAWLVHTPRSNMESEVGYAPALKFGHRATLGADGVSADMFAEAQAAWLRSRDAGQPIDVLRYLANGQRLASQAFGLQMGAMREGAVADLLVMDYLPATPLTAENLAWHVVFGLGSRHVESVMVDGVWRVWARRPLSVNPSVVAEQAREAAAAIWARMGESR; encoded by the coding sequence TTGGGCACGCTCCTGAAAGGTGGCATCGTCGTCGAACTCGAGCCGGCGCACGTCGAGCGCGTGGATCTGCGCATCGAGGGTGAGCGCATCGTCGCCCGGGGTCCCGACCTCCAGGCGGCGCCGGACGACGAGGTGGTGGCGCTCTCGGGCAAGCTCGTCTTTCCGGGCTTGGTGAGCGCGCACCAGCGGCTGAGCGCGAGCCTGGGGCGCGGCATGCCCCGGCCGAAGCTCGAGAGCTACCAGGAACTGGTGGACAAGGTGCGCTGGCGCTACGAGGACGCGCTGGACCTGGACGCGGTGCAGGTGGCCGCCACGGCGGGGGGCCTGGAGGCGCTGCAGTGCGGCACCACCACGCTCTTCGATCTGCACTCTTCACCCCGGGCCGTGCAGGGCTCGCTCTTGCGCGCGGCCCGCGGACTGCACGAGGTGGGCGTGCGCGGGGTGCTCTCCTACGCGGTGTCGGATCGCCGGGGAGCGCTGGGGCGCGAGGAGGGGTTGGACGAGACGGTGTCCTTCGCGCGCAAGGCGCGGGGCCGGCTGCGTGGGCAGGTGGGCGCGGCGCCGCTGTTCACCGTGGGCAAGGAGGCCCTGGAGGGCCTGACCGAGGCGGTGAAGAGCACGGGCGTGGGCCTGCACGTGCCCCTGGCGGAGGATCCGCTGGACGAGAAGCTGTCGGTGGAGCGCTACGGCAGCTCTCCGGTGTCGCGGCTGGTGGAGGGGGGCCTGGTGTCTCCCCAGACGGTGCTGGTGCACGTGGGCCACCTGGCGTGGCCGGAGCTCGCGCAGTTGTTGCCCACGGGCGCGTGGCTCGTGCACACGCCGCGCTCCAACATGGAGTCCGAGGTGGGCTACGCGCCGGCGCTGAAGTTCGGCCACCGGGCGACGCTGGGGGCGGACGGGGTGAGCGCGGACATGTTCGCCGAGGCCCAGGCGGCGTGGCTGCGCTCGCGCGATGCGGGACAGCCCATCGACGTGCTGCGCTACCTGGCCAATGGCCAGCGCCTGGCCTCTCAGGCTTTCGGGTTGCAGATGGGAGCGATGCGCGAGGGGGCGGTGGCGGACCTGCTCGTCATGGACTACCTGCCGGCCACGCCGCTCACGGCGGAGAACCTGGCGTGGCACGTGGTGTTCGGCCTGGGCTCGCGCCACGTGGAGTCGGTGATGGTGGATGGGGTGTGGCGGGTGTGGGCGCGCCGGCCCCTGTCGGTCAACCCGTCCGTGGTGGCCGAGCAGGCGCGGGAGGCCGCCGCCGCCATCTGGGCGCGCATGGGCGAGTCCCGATGA